One genomic region from Spirochaeta lutea encodes:
- a CDS encoding xanthine dehydrogenase family protein molybdopterin-binding subunit translates to MAKIRSVRSTLTSRSRFITDLPGENALACRFLRSEKARAKILRIHIPEESRLKEVRGGVLLPGDLPGARDLEFFGNSLPLFAEDEVFFQGQPIGLVYAPSQADVDAILQEIQVIYEELPGEFIPKDSTVFTTRRFSWFEPTWAEPGPAAANPRLPDLQGENPSEDDSPEQPGTNTAEDGSDTEILPEVQWLDSGSEEGMDDSNSDNPGDSLESEIQDTSIHEIHSQLNLHSQFQPVRESLGAYCYLHDGILVVRTPAIWPHHLQRSITQICKLQPRRVDVQPTIPGMYHDRLLIDSEIVALGAALCTIHTGNPALLVLDPEEEMLTATKQAVMTCSHSLRVDAETGLDEVRITYRINMGAFPLFTQEILRQVAVSSLYRYRCPKGLVEVELHRTNLQPMSIFHGFLSPQAQTCTEIQMNRAAEVLNVDPMELRLGLLLHPGEQNPTGAEFPNPEEVFTILPRLGEISDFSRKFSAFEVLRKSRSRQENTLGRGLLHQLRGIGMALGFQGNGFTRPTEQYFKTRVRLRLETDGTIKLYASSSPGSSSLKAHWRDMVREFFDVPEESIELVQSNTLEVPDAGPSSVSRNITIMRKLIEQSCKTLQRQRFREPLPLEIVKTYRPSTRGSWDDEQFSGNPYYTTSWAGAAVEVGVDPVTYQPSVTGVWVVVNAGGILYNSQARAHIEGSVIQTLSWALNQRWDLERTRLVPHLATGHSPTGLSRTPPIHVEFIEPEGFTGLAKRRTALYQEAVLGIGELAQSAIPAALLSALSQATGQYFDQIPITPELIHHYMEEV, encoded by the coding sequence ATGGCAAAGATTCGATCTGTCAGGTCAACCCTAACCAGCCGCAGCAGGTTTATCACCGATCTCCCTGGAGAGAATGCCTTGGCCTGCCGGTTTCTCAGATCCGAGAAGGCCCGGGCGAAGATCCTGCGTATCCACATTCCCGAGGAGTCCCGGCTTAAGGAAGTGCGCGGCGGGGTTTTGCTCCCCGGTGATCTACCCGGTGCCCGAGACCTGGAGTTTTTTGGCAATTCTCTCCCCCTCTTTGCTGAGGATGAGGTTTTTTTCCAGGGGCAGCCCATTGGATTGGTCTACGCCCCCTCCCAGGCAGACGTCGATGCCATCCTTCAGGAAATTCAGGTCATATATGAGGAACTCCCGGGAGAGTTCATCCCCAAGGATTCTACTGTTTTTACCACCCGGCGGTTCTCATGGTTTGAACCCACCTGGGCAGAGCCAGGGCCTGCTGCCGCCAATCCCCGACTGCCCGATCTCCAAGGGGAAAATCCTTCCGAGGACGACTCACCGGAGCAGCCCGGAACCAACACGGCGGAGGATGGTTCGGATACAGAAATTCTCCCGGAGGTGCAGTGGCTGGATTCCGGGTCGGAAGAAGGGATGGATGATTCGAATTCCGATAACCCAGGAGATTCCCTTGAGTCCGAGATTCAGGATACAAGCATCCATGAGATTCATTCCCAACTAAACCTCCATTCCCAGTTTCAACCCGTGCGAGAAAGCCTCGGAGCATATTGTTATTTACACGATGGTATCTTGGTGGTAAGAACCCCGGCTATCTGGCCCCACCATCTTCAGCGCAGTATCACTCAAATCTGCAAACTCCAGCCGCGCCGGGTTGATGTACAACCGACCATTCCCGGAATGTACCACGACCGCCTCCTGATTGATTCTGAGATCGTTGCCCTCGGCGCCGCCCTTTGCACTATTCATACCGGCAACCCAGCACTCCTGGTTCTTGACCCCGAGGAGGAGATGCTCACCGCCACGAAACAGGCGGTTATGACCTGCTCCCATAGCCTACGGGTGGATGCCGAAACAGGGTTGGATGAGGTGCGGATTACCTACCGGATAAATATGGGTGCCTTCCCCCTCTTTACCCAGGAGATTCTCCGGCAGGTAGCAGTTTCAAGCCTCTACCGGTACCGCTGTCCCAAGGGGTTGGTGGAGGTGGAATTACACCGCACGAACCTCCAGCCCATGAGCATCTTCCACGGGTTTCTCAGCCCTCAGGCTCAAACCTGTACGGAAATTCAGATGAATCGGGCGGCGGAGGTGCTAAACGTAGACCCCATGGAACTTCGGTTGGGGTTGCTTCTGCACCCCGGGGAGCAAAATCCCACAGGAGCGGAATTTCCTAACCCCGAAGAGGTGTTTACCATCCTGCCCCGCCTCGGGGAAATCTCCGATTTTTCCAGGAAATTTTCCGCCTTCGAGGTACTGAGAAAAAGCCGTAGCCGGCAGGAAAATACCCTGGGCAGGGGATTGTTACACCAGCTCCGGGGTATCGGCATGGCGCTGGGATTCCAGGGCAACGGGTTCACCCGGCCTACCGAACAGTATTTTAAAACCCGTGTCAGGCTCCGCCTCGAAACCGACGGAACCATCAAGCTCTACGCCAGTTCCTCTCCCGGGTCCTCTTCCCTGAAGGCCCATTGGCGGGATATGGTGCGGGAATTCTTCGATGTCCCCGAAGAATCCATCGAGCTTGTTCAATCCAATACCCTTGAGGTTCCCGATGCGGGGCCGTCCAGCGTATCCCGAAATATAACAATAATGCGGAAACTCATAGAACAGAGCTGCAAAACCCTCCAGCGCCAGCGCTTCCGGGAGCCCCTACCCCTGGAAATTGTAAAGACGTACCGGCCTTCAACCCGGGGCAGCTGGGATGATGAGCAGTTTTCAGGGAATCCCTACTACACCACCAGCTGGGCAGGGGCTGCGGTGGAGGTTGGGGTTGATCCGGTAACCTACCAGCCGTCGGTAACCGGAGTCTGGGTAGTTGTCAACGCGGGGGGGATTCTCTATAACAGTCAGGCCCGGGCTCATATTGAGGGTAGTGTAATCCAGACCCTCAGCTGGGCTCTAAACCAACGATGGGATCTCGAACGAACCCGCCTGGTTCCCCATCTGGCAACCGGACATAGTCCCACAGGCCTATCCCGCACCCCCCCTATTCATGTAGAATTCATAGAACCCGAGGGATTCACCGGCCTTGCGAAACGCAGAACCGCCCTCTACCAGGAAGCGGTGCTAGGGATCGGTGAATTGGCCCAATCAGCAATTCCCGCGGCCCTGCTCTCAGCCCTGAGTCAAGCTACAGGACAATACTTCGACCAAATTCCCATCACCCCGGAACTTATCCATCACTATATGGAGGAAGTATGA
- a CDS encoding saccharopine dehydrogenase family protein, which yields MAKKVLIIGAGGVGQVVTHKCAQAPEVFGEIILASRTEEKCRRIAAQINRPIRTARVNADNVSELVTLISREKPDLVINVALPYQDLPIMDACLETKTNYLDTANYEPKDTAKFEYKWQWAYHEKFAERGIMALLGSGFDPGVTNVFTAYLAKHYFDEITELDIVDVNGGNHGQAFATNFNPEINIREVTAPCRHWESDSFVETPAMSENRSFTCPEDVGTYSIYRMYHEELESLVKHYPSLKKAQFWMSFSENYLKHLEVLQNVGMTRIDPVLYNGMEIVPLQFLKAVLPEPSSLGPLTQGRTCIGNIVTGKKNGKEKRTYIYNICDHQDAYREVGSQAISYTTGVPAMIGAKMMLTQTWMKPGVWNMEQFDPDPFMADLNQYGLPWKIQDPAELG from the coding sequence ATGGCAAAAAAGGTACTTATCATCGGAGCCGGAGGGGTAGGTCAGGTTGTGACCCATAAATGCGCCCAAGCGCCTGAGGTATTCGGGGAAATAATACTCGCAAGCCGGACGGAGGAGAAGTGCCGGCGGATTGCGGCTCAAATAAACCGACCGATACGAACCGCCCGGGTTAACGCCGACAATGTTTCCGAACTGGTTACCCTTATTTCCCGGGAAAAACCCGACCTGGTGATCAATGTAGCCCTGCCCTATCAGGATCTCCCCATAATGGATGCCTGTTTGGAAACCAAAACCAACTACCTGGATACTGCTAACTACGAACCGAAGGACACCGCAAAGTTCGAATATAAGTGGCAGTGGGCCTACCATGAAAAGTTCGCCGAGCGGGGCATTATGGCCCTCCTGGGAAGCGGTTTCGATCCCGGGGTTACCAATGTGTTTACCGCCTACCTTGCAAAGCACTACTTCGATGAGATCACAGAGTTGGATATTGTGGATGTTAACGGCGGTAATCATGGTCAGGCCTTCGCCACCAACTTCAATCCTGAAATCAATATCAGGGAGGTAACAGCCCCCTGCAGACACTGGGAATCCGACAGCTTTGTAGAAACCCCGGCCATGTCCGAAAATCGGAGTTTTACCTGCCCGGAGGATGTGGGAACCTACAGCATCTACCGGATGTATCATGAGGAGCTTGAGAGCCTGGTAAAACACTACCCCAGCCTGAAGAAAGCGCAGTTTTGGATGAGTTTCTCGGAAAACTACCTCAAGCACCTAGAAGTGCTCCAAAACGTCGGGATGACCCGTATCGATCCGGTACTCTACAACGGTATGGAAATAGTTCCCCTGCAATTTCTGAAGGCCGTGCTGCCCGAACCATCGAGCCTCGGTCCCCTAACCCAGGGAAGAACCTGTATCGGAAATATTGTAACAGGCAAAAAAAACGGGAAGGAAAAACGAACCTACATCTACAACATTTGCGACCACCAGGATGCCTATCGGGAGGTTGGTAGCCAGGCTATCAGCTACACCACCGGTGTTCCGGCCATGATCGGTGCAAAAATGATGCTCACCCAGACCTGGATGAAACCCGGGGTATGGAATATGGAACAGTTTGATCCCGATCCCTTCATGGCCGATTTGAACCAGTACGGTCTTCCCTGGAAGATTCAGGATCCTGCAGAGTTAGGGTGA
- a CDS encoding HD domain-containing response regulator, which translates to MSDDLEFMDEVDSPDSPAMESSWKILVVDDEESVHSITDLVFRTLRFEGNGLEILHAYSSQQARMLVVDHPDVAVIFLDVVMESDTSGLELVRYIRRNLGNQAVRIILRTGQPGQAPEAKVIREYDINDYRLKTELTSQKLQTSLIVALRAYSRIYYLQESNTALLTLVENWKGIETLRDEQTIITEAATVLGALIPWNPEGQQILLCRWPQNSTPELRRFQGGEFIEVPLDEDTMAALEQAVSIDAPRYFKTGYAASFPGGQGDSIVLLYQQAFPLTDHEQNLLRIFHMNLTMVLDNISMARGLEQRSLPGLLGEIIHTLSKESGTHIQRISALAGFLGLKLGFTAAKVEVLRWAASLHDIGKVGIPDRILQKPSNLTHEEWTIVREHPVTGYRVLSRSTRELFQTGARIAHQHHERWDGTGYPQGLGGDQIDEAARIVALCDVYDSMCHARADRPAMHHEQVREYIVSQGGLQFDPRIVDVFNLNYGEIRALLDIFE; encoded by the coding sequence ATGAGTGACGATCTGGAATTCATGGATGAGGTGGACTCCCCGGATTCCCCAGCCATGGAGTCCTCCTGGAAGATACTGGTAGTAGATGACGAGGAGTCGGTTCACTCCATTACCGATCTTGTATTCCGCACCTTACGGTTTGAGGGGAACGGTCTGGAGATTTTGCATGCCTATTCATCCCAACAGGCGAGGATGTTGGTGGTCGATCATCCCGATGTAGCCGTGATCTTCCTGGATGTGGTAATGGAATCCGATACCAGCGGCCTTGAATTGGTACGGTATATCCGGCGGAACCTCGGTAACCAGGCGGTTCGTATCATTCTCCGCACCGGCCAGCCAGGCCAAGCCCCGGAGGCAAAGGTGATCCGGGAGTACGATATTAATGACTACCGGCTTAAAACAGAATTGACCAGTCAAAAGCTTCAAACCAGTCTAATCGTGGCGCTTCGCGCCTATTCCCGGATCTACTATCTCCAGGAGAGCAACACGGCCCTACTTACCCTGGTGGAAAACTGGAAGGGAATCGAAACCCTTAGGGATGAACAAACGATTATAACCGAGGCAGCCACGGTTTTGGGGGCTCTGATTCCCTGGAATCCCGAGGGACAGCAGATTCTCCTATGCCGTTGGCCACAAAACTCCACTCCGGAGCTGCGCCGCTTTCAGGGGGGAGAGTTTATTGAAGTCCCTCTTGATGAGGATACCATGGCTGCTCTAGAGCAGGCGGTGTCCATAGATGCGCCGCGGTATTTCAAGACCGGCTATGCAGCCAGTTTCCCGGGGGGTCAGGGTGATTCTATTGTCTTGCTCTACCAACAGGCCTTTCCTCTGACCGACCATGAACAGAATCTCCTGCGAATTTTCCATATGAATCTGACCATGGTGCTGGATAATATCTCCATGGCCCGGGGACTGGAGCAGCGTTCTCTCCCCGGATTACTGGGGGAGATCATCCACACCCTGAGCAAGGAATCCGGTACGCATATTCAACGGATCAGCGCACTGGCCGGATTCTTAGGTCTGAAACTCGGGTTTACCGCTGCCAAGGTGGAGGTGCTGCGGTGGGCAGCGAGTCTGCATGACATTGGGAAGGTGGGTATCCCCGATCGAATCCTCCAAAAACCGAGCAATCTCACCCATGAGGAATGGACAATCGTCCGGGAGCATCCCGTCACCGGATACCGGGTGTTGTCCCGTTCAACCCGGGAGCTGTTCCAAACCGGTGCCAGGATCGCCCATCAGCACCACGAGCGTTGGGACGGAACCGGGTACCCCCAGGGACTAGGGGGAGACCAGATCGATGAGGCTGCCCGGATTGTTGCCCTCTGTGATGTATATGACAGCATGTGCCATGCCCGAGCCGACCGGCCTGCTATGCACCATGAGCAGGTCCGGGAGTATATCGTCAGTCAGGGGGGACTTCAGTTTGACCCCCGGATCGTCGATGTATTTAATCTCAACTATGGGGAGATTCGCGCTCTCCTGGATATTTTCGAATAG
- a CDS encoding J domain-containing protein: MTLTEAVELLFPDTPLEITPDSIQKAFRKRVKEVHPDLNPQNLYTRGLDSLIDARQLLDRWYTPEGGTGSGSSVGSPGDPYSPGPRPQAPFAGSRAGSPRASMDAKKTKDTTNAPGTGTGTGTGTAAPPKNPASRGRDKKRRSPVGAASTYRRPRTAAPGTSRTAADTPGPATMHPAGGTVRGGWVLYRADQRFLWIPRRPLRFGQFLYYCRVISWDNLIGALLEQRRERVNFGTTAVDLGLLSSTGVQTLGRHLRPGIFIGVTAQNLGLLTTRDVQKVLAVQRSRSRSFGQILVDRGLLTQEERVLFLTKLRIHNQSLHTPNPGHH; the protein is encoded by the coding sequence GTGACCCTAACTGAGGCGGTCGAATTGCTGTTCCCCGATACCCCCCTGGAGATTACCCCGGACAGCATTCAAAAGGCGTTTCGAAAGCGGGTTAAGGAGGTTCACCCTGATCTGAACCCCCAAAACCTCTATACCCGGGGACTTGACTCCCTCATTGATGCCCGGCAGCTTCTTGACCGCTGGTATACTCCCGAAGGCGGGACCGGTTCAGGATCATCCGTCGGATCACCCGGAGATCCGTATTCTCCGGGACCCAGGCCCCAAGCTCCTTTCGCCGGGTCAAGGGCTGGCTCTCCCAGGGCTTCCATGGATGCAAAAAAAACAAAGGATACCACGAATGCTCCCGGAACCGGAACCGGAACCGGAACCGGAACCGCCGCCCCGCCAAAGAACCCTGCCTCCCGTGGCCGGGATAAAAAACGGCGTTCCCCTGTAGGTGCCGCCTCAACCTACCGAAGACCAAGGACCGCCGCCCCCGGTACCTCCAGGACCGCCGCGGATACCCCTGGGCCGGCAACAATGCACCCTGCAGGAGGCACCGTCCGCGGTGGATGGGTGCTCTACCGGGCGGACCAGCGTTTTCTCTGGATTCCTCGTCGTCCTCTGCGCTTTGGTCAGTTCCTCTATTATTGCCGGGTCATCTCCTGGGATAATCTTATCGGAGCCTTGCTGGAACAGCGGCGGGAGCGGGTGAACTTCGGCACCACAGCGGTGGACCTCGGTCTTCTCTCATCGACGGGGGTTCAAACCCTGGGCAGGCACCTCCGGCCCGGAATATTTATCGGTGTAACTGCCCAGAACCTGGGGCTTCTGACAACTCGGGATGTACAGAAGGTTCTTGCTGTGCAGCGGAGTCGTTCCCGCAGCTTCGGTCAGATTTTAGTTGATCGGGGTTTACTGACCCAGGAGGAACGGGTGCTGTTTCTGACAAAACTCCGTATTCATAACCAAAGTCTGCACACTCCCAACCCCGGGCACCACTAG
- the nspC gene encoding carboxynorspermidine decarboxylase, producing MPDPSIPGLAPDRPYFRGFDPSSVPTPCFVVDRAALQYNLDILSGISRDSSADILLALKAFSMFATFDQVRSSLSGTCASGVHEARLGREFVDKQVHSFAPAYNHQDLLQLLELSDHIVFNTPGQWARYSPACLEAHHINPSLRFGLRINPEHSEGTTPLYDPAGPFSRLGTSRQAFTRYLETLGDSPGTASPVDSASSGLVTDSWFRPGGILHGISGLHMHSLCEQDSFALERTVHALEEAWADVLARPEITWLNLGGGHHITKPYYDRSHLTALIHRLSSAYNLKIYLEPGEAIAIHTGILVTQVLDTLWNGMDLAILDTSATAHMPDTLEMPYRPDIWGAGLPGDEAHTYRLGGQTCLAGDILGDYSFPRPLNPGDRLVFDDMAHYTMVKTTTFNGIGLPSLALYDSRTGAVEVVKSFGYTDFKSRLS from the coding sequence ATGCCCGACCCCTCCATTCCCGGATTAGCGCCGGACAGACCATACTTTCGGGGATTCGATCCGTCCTCGGTTCCAACCCCTTGCTTCGTTGTGGACCGGGCAGCCCTGCAGTACAACCTGGATATCCTGTCGGGGATCTCCCGGGACAGCAGTGCTGACATTCTCCTGGCACTCAAGGCATTCTCAATGTTTGCAACCTTCGACCAGGTACGCAGCAGCCTCTCCGGGACCTGCGCCAGCGGAGTACACGAGGCCAGACTCGGCCGGGAGTTTGTCGATAAGCAGGTTCATAGTTTTGCGCCGGCCTACAATCACCAGGACCTCCTCCAGCTCCTGGAACTCTCAGACCATATAGTGTTTAATACCCCGGGCCAGTGGGCGCGCTATTCCCCGGCCTGCCTCGAGGCGCACCATATAAACCCCTCCCTCCGCTTCGGGCTGCGGATTAATCCCGAACACTCCGAGGGAACCACCCCCTTGTATGATCCCGCAGGCCCTTTCTCTCGTCTCGGGACATCTCGTCAGGCCTTCACCCGCTACCTTGAAACTCTGGGAGACTCCCCCGGAACGGCATCCCCTGTAGATTCCGCCTCATCCGGCCTTGTCACGGATTCCTGGTTCCGGCCCGGTGGGATTCTTCACGGCATATCCGGATTGCACATGCATTCCCTCTGCGAGCAGGATTCCTTTGCATTGGAACGAACCGTCCATGCCCTGGAAGAAGCCTGGGCCGATGTACTGGCCAGGCCGGAAATCACCTGGTTAAACCTCGGCGGCGGTCATCACATCACCAAACCCTATTACGATCGTTCCCACCTAACCGCCCTGATTCATCGGCTGAGCAGTGCCTACAACCTCAAGATTTACCTGGAACCCGGAGAAGCCATCGCAATACATACCGGTATCCTGGTAACCCAGGTGCTGGACACCCTCTGGAACGGCATGGACCTAGCGATATTGGATACCTCCGCCACGGCTCACATGCCCGATACCCTGGAAATGCCCTACCGCCCTGATATCTGGGGAGCGGGACTGCCCGGGGACGAGGCCCATACCTACCGTCTGGGTGGGCAGACCTGTCTTGCCGGGGATATCCTGGGCGACTACAGCTTTCCCCGCCCCCTTAATCCTGGGGACCGATTGGTTTTTGATGACATGGCGCACTATACCATGGTAAAAACAACCACCTTTAACGGAATCGGACTCCCCTCCCTGGCCCTGTATGACAGCCGTACCGGGGCGGTGGAGGTAGTGAAGTCCTTTGGTTACACTGATTTTAAATCGCGGTTATCTTGA
- a CDS encoding FAD binding domain-containing protein gives MALVANQRVFIPKTLNDALNILRRRPECIVSAGATHLSLQKDPLPEDRDIVSLAYVEELSRVFRSDRYVDIGAMVSLEKMYDLSTHVVPRGVRQTVKDIGTPQVRSLATLGGNICAGAHHLGLLPILILNDSKIELRRSGASRWIPAGRLLDQDGSPALQPGEIVTRIRIPLDRWNIQETRRLELGRGFGGKDFSFCALGAVHQNSIEDLRISICLGGARILQSRTSDAELVGKKLPLGTRDVSQYTATLLTALELPQEYKTSFLEHRIRNLAAAFLFSLNRD, from the coding sequence ATGGCACTCGTCGCTAATCAGCGGGTTTTTATTCCGAAAACCCTCAATGATGCCTTAAACATTCTCCGTCGTCGGCCAGAGTGCATAGTTTCTGCCGGCGCGACCCACCTCTCCCTCCAAAAAGATCCACTACCCGAGGATCGTGACATTGTATCCCTTGCCTACGTCGAGGAACTGTCCAGGGTATTCCGTTCCGACCGGTATGTAGATATCGGTGCAATGGTTTCTTTGGAGAAGATGTACGATCTCAGTACCCACGTTGTTCCCCGGGGTGTCCGACAGACCGTTAAAGACATCGGCACCCCCCAGGTGAGAAGTCTTGCTACCCTCGGAGGAAACATCTGTGCAGGAGCCCACCACCTCGGGCTCCTACCCATCCTCATTCTCAATGATTCAAAGATTGAATTACGTCGATCGGGCGCTTCCCGCTGGATCCCGGCGGGTCGTTTGCTGGATCAGGATGGCAGTCCGGCACTCCAGCCTGGGGAGATTGTCACCCGAATCCGTATTCCCCTGGACCGTTGGAATATCCAGGAAACTCGCCGTCTTGAACTGGGTCGCGGTTTCGGCGGAAAGGACTTTTCCTTCTGCGCCCTGGGGGCCGTGCATCAAAATAGTATTGAGGATCTCCGTATAAGCATCTGTCTCGGGGGTGCGAGGATCCTACAAAGCCGGACTTCGGATGCTGAGCTGGTAGGAAAAAAACTGCCCCTGGGTACCCGGGATGTCTCACAGTACACCGCCACCCTCCTCACAGCCCTGGAGCTGCCCCAGGAGTATAAGACTTCATTTTTAGAACACCGCATTCGAAACCTTGCTGCGGCGTTTCTCTTTTCCCTGAATCGTGACTGA
- a CDS encoding (2Fe-2S)-binding protein, with product MKLDFLLNGQNQYIDVPPGETLLKILRSNLGIKSVHSGCGEGHCGSCTVLMNDHLAASCMIPAFHLKQKQIETVEYFLTTDEFVDIEWAFLKTGFLPCKYCAGTKVLMAEAILREFETPQEEDMRSYITRTWCTCTAPGPFFKAVSEASARRKRRAHGTRR from the coding sequence ATGAAGCTTGATTTCCTTCTTAACGGTCAGAATCAGTATATTGATGTCCCCCCCGGAGAGACCCTTCTGAAAATTCTTCGGAGCAACCTTGGAATAAAAAGCGTCCACTCGGGCTGCGGCGAGGGGCATTGTGGTTCCTGTACGGTTTTGATGAATGACCACCTGGCTGCAAGCTGTATGATTCCCGCCTTCCACCTAAAACAGAAGCAGATTGAGACTGTAGAGTATTTCCTAACCACCGATGAATTTGTGGATATTGAATGGGCCTTTTTAAAAACAGGATTCCTTCCCTGCAAATACTGTGCAGGAACCAAGGTACTCATGGCTGAGGCTATTCTCCGAGAGTTTGAGACCCCCCAGGAAGAGGATATGCGCAGCTATATAACCCGTACCTGGTGTACCTGCACCGCCCCGGGCCCCTTCTTCAAGGCAGTGTCCGAAGCCTCGGCTCGGAGGAAACGGAGGGCTCATGGCACTCGTCGCTAA
- the speA gene encoding biosynthetic arginine decarboxylase, whose amino-acid sequence MAKKQELLERWSIGDSANVYGIKDWGAGYFDLSNRGEVVVRADFPAGPVEISLMDIISGINDRGMAMPVLLRIENLLDGQISRLNTSFRKAIKTLDYQGTYQGVFPIKVNQQAQVIEEVTRFGARFNHGLEAGSKAELIIALSMIQSTQSLVVCNGYKDEEFIELGLQAVKMGYKCFFVIETPAELPIILRRSKDLGIRPLIGIRLKLSSRAGGHWQDSGGDNSIFGLTTNQMVDVLDTLKAQDMLDCLQLLHYHLGSQIPNIRDIRAAVRETARFYADLVTEGAKMGYIDLGGGLAVDYDGSQTNFIHSKNYSLDEYTTDVIEVLVEIFNDKNIPHPTIITESGRATVAYSSILLFNVLDVNRYEPGTIPSALPENSPELLENLWYVKQNMTLKNVQECYNDAIYYREEIREQFKHGNISLRQRAFADNLFMDIIHRIAASLEKLKRIPPELEGLDEVLYDIYYGNFSVFQSLPDAWAIEQIFPLMPIHRLREQPSRRAILADITCDSDGKIDRFADLHDVRKALPLHDLKAEEEYYLGVFLVGAYQETLGDLHNLLGDTNVVSVRINENGSFDFVREIEGDAIWDVLSYVEYEPKSLVERFRAKAEQAVRDGKITVTDRRNILAAFEASIRGYTYYEK is encoded by the coding sequence GTGGCAAAAAAGCAGGAACTTCTGGAGCGTTGGAGCATCGGCGATTCCGCAAATGTTTATGGAATAAAGGATTGGGGTGCCGGTTACTTTGATTTATCAAACCGGGGCGAGGTTGTGGTCCGGGCGGATTTTCCCGCCGGTCCGGTGGAAATCAGCCTCATGGATATTATCTCCGGGATCAACGACCGGGGAATGGCCATGCCGGTTCTCCTGCGGATTGAAAATCTCCTGGACGGCCAGATTTCCCGGCTGAATACCAGTTTCCGCAAGGCCATTAAAACCCTGGACTATCAGGGCACATACCAAGGGGTTTTCCCGATTAAGGTCAACCAGCAGGCCCAGGTCATCGAGGAGGTAACCCGGTTCGGCGCACGGTTCAATCACGGATTGGAGGCAGGAAGCAAGGCTGAACTGATCATTGCCCTTTCCATGATTCAATCCACCCAGAGCCTGGTGGTCTGTAACGGCTACAAGGATGAGGAATTCATCGAGCTCGGATTACAGGCAGTCAAAATGGGGTATAAATGCTTTTTTGTAATAGAAACCCCCGCAGAGCTGCCGATTATACTCCGGCGGTCCAAGGATCTGGGGATACGCCCCCTCATAGGCATCCGGTTAAAGCTTTCAAGCAGGGCGGGGGGGCACTGGCAGGATTCGGGAGGGGATAACTCCATCTTCGGACTAACCACCAATCAGATGGTCGATGTGCTGGATACCCTCAAGGCCCAGGATATGCTGGATTGCCTGCAGCTCCTGCACTACCACCTCGGTAGTCAGATACCGAACATCCGGGATATCCGGGCTGCGGTACGGGAGACCGCCAGATTCTACGCCGACCTGGTTACCGAGGGAGCCAAAATGGGATACATCGACCTCGGAGGCGGACTGGCGGTGGATTACGACGGGAGTCAGACTAATTTCATCCATTCCAAGAACTACAGTCTGGATGAATACACCACCGATGTCATCGAGGTATTGGTGGAAATCTTCAATGATAAAAACATCCCTCATCCGACAATCATCACCGAAAGCGGCAGAGCCACCGTCGCCTATTCTTCCATACTGCTGTTCAATGTGCTTGATGTTAACCGCTATGAACCGGGGACTATTCCCAGTGCCCTACCGGAGAACAGTCCGGAATTACTGGAAAACCTCTGGTATGTAAAACAGAACATGACCCTAAAAAACGTTCAGGAATGCTATAACGATGCAATTTACTATCGGGAAGAAATCCGGGAACAGTTCAAACACGGCAACATCTCCCTGCGTCAACGGGCCTTCGCCGACAACCTATTCATGGACATCATCCACCGGATTGCCGCCAGTCTAGAAAAACTGAAGCGCATTCCTCCGGAACTGGAGGGACTTGATGAGGTTCTGTACGATATCTACTACGGTAACTTCTCAGTGTTCCAAAGTCTCCCCGATGCCTGGGCCATTGAGCAGATATTCCCTCTGATGCCCATCCACCGTCTGCGGGAGCAGCCCTCCAGGAGAGCAATTCTTGCGGATATCACCTGCGACAGTGACGGAAAAATCGACCGTTTTGCCGATCTGCACGATGTGCGGAAGGCTCTGCCCCTCCACGACCTGAAGGCTGAGGAGGAGTACTACCTCGGTGTATTCCTGGTGGGTGCCTATCAGGAAACCCTGGGAGATCTGCATAATCTCCTCGGAGATACCAACGTGGTCAGCGTACGGATCAATGAAAACGGAAGCTTTGATTTTGTCCGGGAGATTGAGGGAGATGCGATCTGGGATGTTCTCTCCTATGTTGAATATGAACCGAAGAGTTTGGTAGAACGGTTCCGTGCCAAGGCCGAACAAGCGGTCCGGGACGGAAAGATTACAGTAACCGACCGCCGGAATATTCTCGCAGCCTTCGAAGCGAGTATCCGGGGCTACACATACTACGAGAAATAG